The following coding sequences lie in one Metopolophium dirhodum isolate CAU chromosome 5, ASM1992520v1, whole genome shotgun sequence genomic window:
- the LOC132944565 gene encoding cuticle protein 7-like has product MAVKMIIFAACVATTLAQYAAPAYPAHHAEAEHAYAPTPYNFEYSVNDPHTYDVHSQAESSDGNGNVKGTYSLLEADGSTRVVEYTADDHSGFNAEVKKIEGQSQGYKAPYSAPAPAYKPAYSAPAYSAPAHSAPAYSAPAYKPAYSAPAYSAPAYSAPAYSAPAHSASAYSAPTHSAPAYSAPAHSAPAYSAPAYNPTY; this is encoded by the exons atggcCGTTAAG atgATCATTTTCGCCGCCTGCGTGGCCACCACACTCGCCCAATACGCTGCCCCAGCATACCCAGCGCATCACGCTGAAGCTGAACACGCATACGCCCCAACCCCGTACAACTTCGAATACAGCGTAAACGACCCACACACTTACGACGTGCACAGCCAAGCCGAATCCAGCGACGGAAACGGTAACGTCAAGGGAACTTACAGCCTTTTGGAAGCCGACGGTTCCACCCGCGTCGTCGAATACACCGCCGATGACCACAGCGGTTTCAACGCTGAAGTCAAGAAAATCGAAGGACAGAGCCAAGGTTACAAGGCACCGTACAGCGCACCTGCCCCAGCCTACAAGCCAGCTTACTCCGCACCAGCATACTCTGCACCAGCTCACTCTGCACCAGCTTACTCTGCCCCAGCCTACAAGCCAGCTTACTCTGCACCAGCATACTCTGCACCAGCTTACTCTGCACCAGCTTACTCAGCACCCGCACATTCTGCATCAGCTTACTCAGCACCCACACACTCTGCACCAGCTTACTCAGCACCAGCACACTCTGCACCCGCTTACTCCGCTCCGGCCTACAACCCaacatactaa